Below is a window of Gammaproteobacteria bacterium DNA.
GGCGGAAAGACTGCAGGCGCAGCTCCCCCCTTCCGATTGGCTGGAGCGGGTGGAAATCGCCGGGCCGGGATTCCTGAATTTCTTCCTCTCCGCGCGCGCCTATCATGCCGTGGTGGCCGAAGTCCTCGCCCGCGGCGGGTCCTACGGGCGCGCCCGGCCGGAGCAAGAGCGCACGGTGCTGGTGGAATTCGTCTCCGCCAACCCCACCGGCCCGCTGCATGTAGGCCACGGCCGCGGCGCCGCCTACGGAGACATCCTCGCCAACCTCCTGGAGGCCGCGGGGCACCGAGTCTCCAGGGAGTACTACGTCAACGACATAGGCCGGCAAGCGGAGATCCTGGGCCTCAGCGTCTGGCTTCGCTACCTGGAGCGCAGCCACCGGCGCCCGCTGCCCTTTCCGGAGGGCGCCTACCGGGGCGACTACCTGGGCCCCATCGCCGACAAACTGGCGGACTGGCGGGGGGCGGCGAACGGCCGGCTGTTGCCGCCCGCCGACTGGCAATGGCCCCGCGAGAACGGGCAAGGACAGGAAGACCGGGAAGCGTTGCTGGACGCCTGGCTCCGCGCCGCCCGCAAGGCGCTGGGCCGCCACTTCGACGCCGTGGCCCGCTTCGGCATTCGAGAAATCCTGAACGGCATACGGGAAGACCTGCAATCCTTCGGCGTCGTCATCAACCGCTGGGTACGCGAGAGCGGCATGGCCCGGCGCGGGAAGGTGCGGGAATGCCTGCGGATACTCGAGCGCAACGGCCACACCTACAGAGAAAAAAAGGCCGTCTGGTTCCGTTCCGGCAAGCTGGGCGACGAAAAAGACCGGGTGATCGTAAGGGCCAATGGCAAAACCACCTACTTCGCCTCCGACATCGCCTACCACCGGGACAAATACCGGCGCGGCTTCGAGCGCATGATCAACGTATGGGGCGCCGACCACCACGGCTACGTAAAGCGCCTCACCGCGGCGGTAGCGGCCTGCGGCGAAGATGCCCGCCTGCTGGAGATC
It encodes the following:
- the argS gene encoding arginine--tRNA ligase, giving the protein MLRTQVQDWLARAVAAICRQEGAQAPPADGIRVENSRESAHGDFASNAALALADSLGLPPRRLAERLQAQLPPSDWLERVEIAGPGFLNFFLSARAYHAVVAEVLARGGSYGRARPEQERTVLVEFVSANPTGPLHVGHGRGAAYGDILANLLEAAGHRVSREYYVNDIGRQAEILGLSVWLRYLERSHRRPLPFPEGAYRGDYLGPIADKLADWRGAANGRLLPPADWQWPRENGQGQEDREALLDAWLRAARKALGRHFDAVARFGIREILNGIREDLQSFGVVINRWVRESGMARRGKVRECLRILERNGHTYREKKAVWFRSGKLGDEKDRVIVRANGKTTYFASDIAYHRDKYRRGFERMINVWGADHHGYVKRLTAAVAACGEDARLLEILLMQFVTLYRGKQKVPMSTRDGQYVTLRQLQEEVGRDAARFFYVMRKGEQHLDFDLALAKAQSNDNPVYYIQYAHARICSVMRKAAGEGGAAPARTREELQALTEPVERQLMARLEEWPALVRAAAQAREPHRIAFYLRDLANRFHVYYNHHPILASPPPTRDARLALACAVRTVLVNGLSLLGVEAPERM